The proteins below come from a single Syntrophorhabdaceae bacterium genomic window:
- a CDS encoding (2Fe-2S)-binding protein, which yields MKQKISFILNDSPVAVETDPARRAVDVLREDLGLAGTKEGCGEGECGACSVLIDGVVKLSCLMTAAQLEGKKVVTIEGIAAGGELHPVQRSFVELGAVQCGFCTPGMVITAVGFLKANPQPTREEIRQAMSGNICRCTGYQKIVDAIEDAAKNMRRSGSRG from the coding sequence GTGAAACAGAAGATATCCTTTATTCTCAACGATTCTCCCGTTGCAGTCGAGACAGACCCTGCCAGGAGGGCCGTCGATGTGCTGCGGGAAGACCTTGGTCTTGCGGGCACAAAGGAGGGGTGCGGCGAGGGCGAGTGCGGGGCCTGCTCCGTCCTCATCGACGGTGTGGTAAAACTGTCCTGTCTCATGACGGCGGCACAACTGGAAGGGAAAAAGGTCGTCACCATAGAGGGAATCGCGGCGGGAGGCGAACTCCACCCCGTCCAGCGCTCTTTCGTGGAACTTGGGGCTGTGCAATGCGGGTTTTGTACACCCGGTATGGTGATCACAGCGGTGGGGTTCCTGAAGGCAAACCCGCAGCCGACGAGGGAGGAGATCCGTCAGGCAATGAGCGGCAACATCTGCCGGTGCACGGGGTATCAGAAGATCGTCGACGCCATCGAAGACGCGGCAAAGAACATGCGGAGGAGCGGCTCCCGTGGCTAA
- a CDS encoding xanthine dehydrogenase family protein subunit M — MAKVYLPSSLSAVFRIMSDEPSARLFAGGTDLMVRSSPQGTESPLVCLEGVGELRGIDESSGEVRIGAATTHGELISSSLIGDVFPVLGKAARHIGAPAVRNMGTIGGNICTASPAGDTLPALYILGAEVELRSPRGERRMPIDCFISGPGRTELRSGEVLCAVVIGKDHGFNFHHFEKVGQRKAMAISVASLAFAASIGADGTAAKARCAFGSVAPTVFTSRALDDCLAGNPMTKDVLARAAAIAREEVCPISDVRASEEYRRRVTGNLLMRLEGARKD; from the coding sequence GTGGCTAAGGTCTACCTGCCGTCATCGCTCAGCGCGGTCTTCCGGATAATGTCCGATGAGCCTTCGGCGAGGCTTTTCGCGGGCGGCACGGATCTCATGGTGCGTTCATCTCCTCAAGGAACTGAAAGTCCTTTGGTTTGTCTTGAAGGGGTGGGTGAACTGAGGGGTATCGATGAATCTTCGGGTGAGGTGCGCATAGGAGCGGCCACAACGCATGGTGAACTGATATCAAGCAGTCTCATCGGAGACGTCTTCCCCGTTCTCGGGAAAGCCGCGCGGCACATAGGAGCCCCGGCGGTGCGGAACATGGGGACCATTGGCGGCAACATCTGCACGGCGTCGCCTGCGGGTGACACGCTGCCTGCGCTCTATATCCTTGGCGCCGAAGTGGAACTGCGCTCCCCGCGGGGGGAGCGGCGGATGCCCATCGACTGCTTCATTTCCGGCCCCGGCCGGACGGAACTCAGGTCGGGCGAGGTCCTCTGCGCCGTCGTAATAGGAAAGGACCATGGCTTCAACTTCCATCATTTCGAGAAGGTGGGACAGCGAAAGGCAATGGCTATCAGCGTTGCCTCCCTGGCCTTTGCCGCCAGCATCGGCGCCGACGGGACCGCCGCAAAGGCACGATGTGCTTTTGGAAGCGTCGCCCCGACGGTTTTCACCTCGCGGGCCCTCGATGACTGCCTTGCCGGAAACCCCATGACGAAGGATGTGCTGGCCAGGGCGGCGGCCATTGCCCGGGAAGAGGTTTGTCCCATAAGCGATGTCCGTGCGTCGGAGGAGTATCGAAGGCGCGTGACCGGCAATCTGCTTATGCGCCTTGAAGGCGCACGGAAAGACTGA
- a CDS encoding MFS transporter, whose amino-acid sequence MTQAPGPGMFTREFIILSIVLACASAMMALFFQFHAYLMSLNIDPRWYGFLLGSDAITGIILQPLLSPYLNMRNAKKAVAAGICIMAAALVCYNFAMTTATIAFVRIMHGGGFVIAVAGMMTLFAGHIPPARSGEAIGIISIVRLVPYALVPPLVVCLAEGPRDFMSVVTVAAGLTALLVIPLAFVRSVPHGDPGFQKSVGFGGLAENLKDVPVAMLLVVNVLFYSSYTILFYFLRDFGSGRGIGNPGFFFTAATIAMIVIRLAGSRYLDRVNKARVCAVCMVMLAVSHLLVHLVHVEAELLALSIIFGVLWGVAIPLMMALLFDISEARFRGLNMNLALVMMQVGFFVGPLMGGIILARWGYETLFFFCGILNIAGAVLLGALPRGTRREECSMLNVQE is encoded by the coding sequence ATGACGCAGGCGCCCGGACCCGGCATGTTCACCAGGGAGTTTATCATCCTCAGCATCGTTCTTGCCTGTGCTTCGGCAATGATGGCTCTTTTCTTTCAATTCCATGCCTACCTGATGTCTCTCAACATCGATCCCCGGTGGTATGGGTTTCTCCTCGGCTCCGACGCAATAACGGGAATTATCCTGCAGCCCCTGCTCAGCCCTTACCTGAATATGAGGAATGCAAAGAAAGCGGTCGCCGCGGGCATCTGCATCATGGCGGCAGCCCTGGTCTGCTACAATTTCGCCATGACCACGGCCACCATAGCCTTCGTGCGGATCATGCACGGGGGAGGTTTTGTTATCGCCGTGGCAGGGATGATGACCCTTTTTGCCGGGCATATTCCCCCGGCGAGGAGCGGCGAGGCCATAGGGATCATTTCGATCGTGAGACTCGTTCCCTATGCCCTCGTACCACCCCTTGTGGTGTGCCTTGCGGAAGGTCCCCGGGATTTCATGTCCGTAGTCACGGTGGCGGCCGGTTTGACGGCCCTTCTCGTTATCCCTCTGGCCTTTGTCCGGTCGGTGCCCCATGGGGATCCCGGCTTCCAGAAAAGCGTGGGTTTCGGTGGTCTTGCAGAGAACCTGAAGGACGTGCCCGTAGCGATGCTTCTCGTCGTGAACGTTCTCTTTTACAGTTCCTACACGATACTGTTCTATTTTCTGCGGGATTTCGGGAGCGGGAGAGGGATAGGGAACCCCGGTTTTTTCTTTACCGCCGCCACGATAGCAATGATCGTGATCAGGCTCGCAGGAAGCCGTTATCTGGACAGGGTGAACAAGGCCCGGGTCTGTGCCGTGTGCATGGTCATGCTGGCCGTCTCCCATCTCCTTGTACATCTTGTTCATGTGGAGGCGGAATTGCTGGCCCTTTCCATCATTTTCGGGGTGCTCTGGGGAGTGGCGATACCACTCATGATGGCGCTTCTCTTCGACATATCGGAGGCGAGGTTCAGAGGACTCAACATGAACCTCGCTCTGGTGATGATGCAGGTGGGTTTCTTCGTGGGGCCTCTCATGGGGGGGATCATCCTGGCACGATGGGGATACGAAACGCTCTTTTTCTTCTGCGGAATCCTCAACATCGCGGGAGCCGTTCTGCTGGGGGCGCTGCCTCGCGGCACAAGGCGTGAAGAGTGCTCTATGCTCAACGTTCAGGAATAA
- a CDS encoding dodecin family protein yields the protein MRSEGRVARVTEVIAGSPKSFEDAMLIGFRRASKTLRGITGLRVKEQRARVEDGKIIEFRVTLEVIFILES from the coding sequence ATGAGGTCTGAGGGCAGAGTTGCACGTGTTACGGAAGTCATCGCGGGGTCTCCCAAGAGTTTTGAAGACGCCATGTTAATAGGGTTCAGACGAGCTTCCAAGACTTTACGGGGCATTACCGGCCTGCGAGTGAAGGAACAGCGCGCCAGGGTCGAAGATGGAAAGATAATAGAATTCCGCGTCACCTTGGAGGTCATCTTTATTCTGGAAAGCTGA
- a CDS encoding Tex family protein, with protein MRVNMDHREKIAGELGIPPGRVTATAALLGEGATVPFIARYRKEATGSLDEVIIGAIRDRLEQLAELDKRREAILQSLEERGLLSEDLKKELEAAETLAILEDLYLPFRPKRRTRATIARERGLEPLAQKLFRSAGTDLTGLDPIQEAAVFVDAEKGVESVEDALAGARDIIAEWISEDAAARAALRDLLLAKAVFTSKVVSGKEEEAVKYRDYYEWQEPVKNAPSHRVLAMRRGEKEGFLMLRITGCDEEALESLKTRFVNAGVPAPQQVLMALEDSYRRLLFPSMETEVRMAMKERADREAIKVFSENLRQLLLAPPLGQKNVLAIDPGFRTGCKVVCLDRQGKFLHRDTIYPHTSKGQADEAGRKVVGLCAEYQVEAIAVGNGTAGRETESFLKGLGLAGQATIISVNESGASIYSASQAAREEFPDEDVTVRGAVSIGRRLMDPLAELVKIDPKSVGVGQYQHDVDQFALKKALDDVVMSCVNAVGVEINTASPHLLGYVSGLGPSLARAIVSYRDENGPFHSRSDLKKVPRLGPKAFEQSAGFLRVRGSSNPLDASAVHPESYPVVEAMANDAGCSVADLTADEGLRKRIDLNRYVTEKAGLPTLSDIMAELARPGRDPREEFHAFAFAEGIEKMEDLRPGMKLPGIVTNITAFGAFVDIGVHQDGLVHVSQLANRFVKNAADVVKVHQQVMVTVLSVDLARKRISLTMKDQER; from the coding sequence ATGCGCGTGAATATGGACCACAGGGAAAAGATCGCAGGGGAACTGGGTATACCCCCGGGAAGGGTAACAGCGACGGCGGCACTCCTCGGCGAGGGTGCGACGGTTCCCTTTATCGCCCGGTACCGGAAAGAGGCCACCGGGTCACTTGATGAAGTGATTATCGGCGCAATACGGGACCGACTGGAACAACTGGCCGAACTGGACAAACGCAGGGAGGCGATCCTCCAATCGCTGGAGGAGCGGGGGCTGCTTTCGGAGGACCTCAAAAAGGAACTCGAGGCGGCCGAGACGCTTGCGATCCTCGAGGACCTCTATCTGCCCTTCCGTCCCAAGCGCAGGACGAGGGCCACCATCGCCAGGGAAAGAGGTTTGGAACCTCTTGCTCAGAAACTGTTCAGGAGCGCCGGGACGGACCTTACCGGCCTCGATCCGATCCAGGAGGCGGCCGTGTTTGTCGATGCCGAAAAGGGTGTCGAGTCCGTCGAAGACGCCCTTGCGGGTGCGCGGGACATCATTGCCGAGTGGATAAGCGAAGATGCGGCGGCACGGGCCGCGCTCAGGGACCTCCTTCTCGCAAAGGCGGTCTTTACGTCCAAAGTCGTTTCCGGGAAAGAGGAAGAGGCAGTCAAGTACAGGGATTACTACGAGTGGCAGGAACCCGTGAAGAACGCCCCTTCACACCGTGTGCTCGCCATGAGGCGCGGAGAGAAGGAAGGTTTCCTGATGCTCCGCATCACAGGCTGTGATGAAGAGGCCCTGGAATCGTTGAAGACGCGCTTTGTCAATGCAGGGGTGCCCGCGCCGCAGCAGGTGCTCATGGCCCTTGAGGACAGTTACCGGAGGCTCCTTTTCCCTTCCATGGAGACGGAGGTCCGCATGGCCATGAAGGAACGCGCCGACAGAGAGGCGATCAAGGTCTTTTCAGAGAATCTCCGCCAGCTTCTCCTTGCCCCTCCTCTGGGCCAGAAGAACGTCCTTGCCATCGATCCCGGGTTCAGGACGGGATGCAAGGTGGTGTGCCTCGACAGGCAGGGAAAGTTTCTTCACCGGGACACCATCTATCCCCATACATCGAAGGGGCAGGCCGATGAGGCCGGCCGCAAGGTCGTCGGTCTCTGTGCCGAGTATCAGGTTGAGGCCATAGCAGTGGGAAACGGGACGGCGGGCAGGGAAACGGAGTCCTTCCTGAAGGGACTGGGGCTTGCAGGGCAGGCAACGATCATCAGCGTCAACGAGAGCGGGGCATCCATCTATTCGGCATCGCAGGCCGCCCGTGAAGAATTTCCCGATGAGGACGTCACCGTACGGGGAGCCGTCTCCATAGGAAGGCGTCTCATGGATCCTCTGGCGGAGCTCGTCAAGATCGATCCGAAATCGGTCGGTGTGGGGCAGTATCAACACGATGTGGATCAGTTCGCGTTGAAAAAGGCCCTCGACGACGTGGTCATGAGCTGCGTCAATGCCGTTGGGGTGGAGATCAATACGGCAAGCCCCCATCTTCTCGGATACGTGTCGGGCCTCGGCCCGTCCCTCGCCAGGGCCATCGTGTCATACCGGGATGAAAACGGTCCCTTCCATTCGAGATCGGACCTGAAGAAGGTCCCGAGACTGGGACCGAAGGCCTTTGAGCAGTCGGCAGGCTTTCTGCGGGTACGCGGGTCATCAAACCCTCTCGACGCAAGCGCCGTTCATCCCGAGAGCTACCCCGTCGTCGAGGCCATGGCAAACGACGCCGGGTGCTCCGTCGCGGACCTCACGGCCGACGAAGGGCTCAGGAAGAGGATCGACCTTAACCGCTATGTTACGGAAAAGGCGGGCCTGCCGACCCTCAGCGACATTATGGCCGAGCTTGCGCGCCCGGGGAGGGATCCGAGGGAGGAATTTCACGCCTTCGCCTTCGCCGAGGGCATAGAGAAGATGGAGGACCTGCGGCCGGGTATGAAGCTTCCCGGCATCGTTACAAACATCACGGCCTTTGGCGCCTTTGTGGACATCGGTGTCCACCAGGATGGTCTTGTCCACGTGAGCCAGCTCGCGAACCGGTTCGTAAAGAATGCCGCCGACGTGGTGAAGGTCCATCAGCAGGTGATGGTGACGGTGCTTTCCGTCGATCTTGCACGCAAACGGATATCCTTGACCATGAAGGATCAAGAGCGCTAA
- a CDS encoding 4Fe-4S cluster-binding domain-containing protein — protein MTSHHSFFTDLNSVTFQLITSCNLSCDYCFQDACNVSSSQGDAGGVVDPHETARTLIELLEMSETEMGMVFSGGEPMLVPVDWYRTFFDIMDGYLQRSGKKLEYSVQTNISILRPEIVDLFKDQGVHFSVHYDGELDDPKLLSRRRRDNIVTLFEKGFPVTVLVVGTVESLKALPSSIEFFNRHGIRFYRINYVSSEGRGHQVSRIPPALRAEAEFQAAFLASQLDFSTRDNVVLNKFLFYHNNVICGSRYKTAPRPQQCRAGVISAYVAADGYIYPCSFFPGITGPMAAARDLTPLKGARRAIALCETSHSYYDRKCPECEALPICGEYCALSPVTDTNFMESFCSAQVTLRRMMDENREIAELIAKRFIEHKQAYPADVPRSCGTRTT, from the coding sequence ATGACCTCACATCATTCTTTTTTCACTGATCTTAACAGCGTCACGTTCCAACTCATCACGTCATGCAACCTTTCCTGTGATTATTGTTTTCAGGATGCCTGCAACGTCTCCTCATCTCAGGGTGATGCTGGCGGGGTGGTGGACCCCCATGAGACCGCCCGGACCCTGATAGAATTGCTGGAGATGAGTGAGACGGAGATGGGGATGGTGTTTTCCGGAGGCGAGCCGATGCTCGTCCCTGTCGATTGGTATCGAACGTTCTTCGACATCATGGACGGGTATCTCCAGAGGTCGGGAAAGAAACTGGAGTATTCCGTTCAGACCAATATCTCGATCCTGAGACCGGAGATCGTTGACCTCTTCAAGGACCAGGGCGTGCATTTCTCCGTTCATTACGACGGGGAACTCGACGACCCGAAACTGCTCTCAAGAAGACGCCGCGACAACATCGTCACATTGTTCGAGAAAGGATTTCCTGTCACGGTGCTCGTGGTGGGGACCGTGGAATCCTTGAAGGCCCTGCCCTCGAGCATCGAATTCTTCAACAGGCACGGGATACGCTTCTATCGCATCAATTATGTCTCGAGTGAGGGAAGGGGTCATCAGGTGTCCCGGATACCGCCGGCCTTGAGGGCCGAGGCTGAGTTTCAAGCGGCCTTTCTGGCGTCGCAGCTTGACTTCAGCACACGGGACAATGTCGTCCTGAACAAGTTCCTCTTTTACCATAACAACGTCATCTGCGGGAGCAGATACAAGACCGCACCCCGGCCGCAGCAGTGCAGGGCCGGGGTCATTTCGGCATACGTGGCCGCCGACGGTTATATATATCCCTGCAGCTTCTTTCCCGGCATAACGGGTCCCATGGCAGCAGCAAGAGACCTCACACCCCTTAAAGGGGCCCGGCGAGCGATTGCGCTATGCGAGACCTCGCATTCCTATTATGACAGGAAATGCCCGGAATGCGAGGCCCTGCCCATATGCGGCGAATACTGCGCGCTCTCGCCGGTTACGGACACGAATTTCATGGAGTCTTTTTGTAGTGCTCAGGTCACGCTGCGCCGCATGATGGACGAGAACCGGGAGATAGCCGAACTCATCGCGAAAAGGTTCATCGAGCACAAACAGGCCTACCCCGCGGATGTCCCGAGGTCGTGCGGTACACGGACGACGTAA
- a CDS encoding MFS transporter → MTPPSDRLFNRNFTLMIAGQCVALLGGTLYSVVLVLYLKQLTGSATVLGAVEFLAFLPWVIIGPLAGTFVDRANRKMVILWSYLVRSVLMLILFIVSLDRFAGLTMLGPFPFPVYAVFLVTACMGIVDSAFNAALNSIIPSVLPREKVQKGNSLFQGAGGVLAMIGNALGGIFFTVLGGALAFLVNAVSYLCAAVATGFMSVSDGRRRSRPSFSYEGFARDTKEGFLFIWRNKGLRNQTIVYTLSNLFFPMVMLALPFLIEDVMRLKGSYYGYLLSILTLSSIVAYFVFGSLRTTSKQNYVVICSLFFIEAAVFFLVSFARNVILVFLFFSLLSGCMAVSRLINTSLKQKIIPEKLRGRVFGTLDSINGALAPLSFAIGGVVIDLLNKNVFMLFFVIFVVYTVLAVVFVLNGPIRHFYLHSDIGVDN, encoded by the coding sequence ATGACGCCGCCTTCCGATAGATTGTTCAACAGAAATTTTACCCTCATGATCGCCGGCCAATGTGTCGCTCTCCTTGGCGGCACGTTGTATTCCGTTGTTCTCGTTCTCTACCTTAAGCAATTGACCGGCTCCGCCACTGTACTTGGCGCAGTCGAGTTCCTGGCATTCTTGCCCTGGGTCATCATTGGGCCCCTTGCCGGTACCTTTGTCGACAGGGCGAACAGGAAGATGGTGATCCTGTGGAGCTATCTCGTTCGCTCGGTGCTCATGCTGATCCTGTTCATCGTCAGTCTCGACCGGTTCGCCGGTCTGACCATGCTGGGTCCCTTTCCCTTCCCCGTCTATGCGGTCTTCCTCGTGACGGCCTGCATGGGCATCGTCGATTCTGCCTTCAATGCCGCGCTTAATTCCATTATCCCTTCGGTGCTGCCCAGGGAGAAGGTCCAAAAGGGCAATTCTCTGTTTCAGGGAGCCGGCGGGGTGCTGGCAATGATCGGCAATGCGCTGGGTGGAATATTCTTTACCGTCCTGGGAGGCGCACTGGCCTTCCTGGTAAATGCCGTCTCCTACCTTTGCGCCGCCGTGGCGACGGGGTTCATGTCGGTAAGCGACGGCAGGCGCCGGAGCAGGCCGTCTTTTTCCTATGAGGGCTTTGCCAGGGACACGAAGGAAGGTTTTCTCTTCATCTGGAGGAACAAGGGCCTGAGAAACCAGACGATCGTCTACACCCTCTCGAACCTGTTCTTCCCGATGGTAATGCTTGCGCTGCCCTTCCTCATAGAGGACGTGATGAGACTGAAAGGCTCCTATTACGGGTACCTGCTGAGCATACTCACCCTCAGTTCCATCGTCGCATATTTCGTCTTCGGTTCCCTGAGGACCACGAGCAAGCAGAACTATGTGGTGATATGCTCGCTCTTCTTCATCGAGGCCGCCGTGTTCTTCCTGGTCTCCTTCGCGAGGAACGTCATTCTCGTATTCCTGTTCTTTTCCCTGCTTTCCGGCTGCATGGCCGTATCGCGCCTCATCAACACCTCGCTGAAGCAAAAGATAATACCCGAGAAACTAAGAGGCAGGGTCTTCGGCACCCTGGATTCCATCAACGGGGCCCTTGCGCCTCTTTCTTTCGCCATTGGCGGGGTTGTCATCGACCTTTTAAACAAGAACGTGTTCATGCTCTTCTTTGTCATCTTCGTGGTATATACGGTTCTGGCGGTCGTTTTTGTGCTCAACGGACCCATCAGGCATTTCTACCTGCACTCAGATATCGGTGTCGATAACTGA
- a CDS encoding radical SAM protein, whose protein sequence is MKVILNCLPPARVDTPSAALSILKAHLVQHGVETEVLYWNILLDGLLPSFERNTDAIHFELLPFLYLIAGEHGDDIAQSKANAWMKSQLPMHDILNDNSDYLAGTGKVLDKTMEDRLLRYSQGEPLLFGISCKYEQWIPGIVLAGYVKRFFPDSRIVIGGLRNRDRAIAVMKTCGLFDFAVWGEGEYPLLELSRFLDGGSGRLDGIPRLVFREDGSLLTSGSETGEFYDMNSGTFADHDDYFACLQARGRGDAAVILPLESTRGCTWNACRFCVYSDGCRNRKKDPAVLREEIHRLLDRYDTPYFAFMDNDIVANDHGRLETMLDDLISIRNRREVHFIAEVIHKGFTREIMEKLPRAGFGRVHFGYESLSDRLLAKMNKRTSFSDNIFFVKFARKFGIKLPSANIICGVPGEEDIDILECIDNLHFLRFYFDRDLFRHNIIPLRLADHSEFHDMVPAEELVKFDGSEIFHLLPAEMKKGVDRFSLFDFSAPPNALWEVFAQLNDFYYSHAYSYSIHREEEHIIYREFFDAEPVVELALDDAAYRILRETNTGIPDVNDLLRSLREHDRAMDEAFVLAALSGLKEKHLVYFNEACGPIISVIDTDI, encoded by the coding sequence ATGAAGGTCATTCTTAATTGCCTGCCTCCCGCGCGCGTCGACACCCCGTCGGCGGCACTATCCATTCTGAAGGCGCACCTCGTGCAGCACGGTGTCGAGACCGAGGTGCTCTACTGGAATATCCTTCTCGACGGGCTCTTACCGTCTTTCGAAAGGAACACCGACGCCATACATTTCGAACTGTTGCCCTTCCTTTATCTCATCGCCGGGGAGCATGGCGACGACATTGCGCAAAGCAAGGCGAACGCCTGGATGAAATCGCAGCTTCCCATGCACGACATCCTCAACGACAACAGCGATTATCTCGCAGGTACAGGAAAGGTCCTCGACAAGACGATGGAAGACCGGCTTTTACGCTATTCCCAAGGCGAGCCTTTGCTCTTCGGGATATCCTGCAAATATGAGCAATGGATCCCCGGCATCGTGCTCGCGGGGTATGTAAAACGCTTCTTCCCCGATTCAAGGATCGTCATCGGGGGTTTGCGCAATCGCGACAGGGCCATTGCCGTCATGAAGACATGCGGTCTCTTCGACTTTGCCGTCTGGGGCGAAGGCGAATACCCGCTCCTTGAACTGAGCCGCTTTCTCGACGGCGGGTCCGGCCGGCTTGACGGCATTCCCCGGCTTGTTTTTCGCGAGGACGGCTCCCTGCTAACGTCGGGCAGCGAGACGGGAGAGTTCTACGACATGAACAGCGGGACCTTCGCCGACCATGATGACTATTTCGCCTGCCTTCAGGCGCGCGGCAGAGGCGACGCCGCCGTTATCCTGCCCCTTGAATCGACAAGGGGATGCACCTGGAATGCCTGCAGGTTCTGCGTCTATTCCGATGGCTGCAGGAACCGGAAGAAGGACCCCGCCGTATTGAGGGAGGAGATCCACCGTCTCCTCGACAGGTACGATACCCCCTACTTCGCCTTCATGGACAACGACATCGTGGCCAACGATCACGGACGGCTGGAGACAATGCTCGATGACCTCATATCCATCAGAAACCGCAGAGAGGTTCATTTCATCGCTGAAGTGATCCATAAAGGTTTCACCAGGGAGATCATGGAGAAGCTTCCGCGGGCCGGCTTCGGAAGGGTCCATTTCGGCTACGAATCGCTGTCGGACCGCCTCCTCGCAAAAATGAACAAGAGAACGAGCTTTTCCGACAATATATTCTTCGTGAAGTTCGCACGGAAATTCGGCATAAAACTTCCCTCGGCAAACATCATATGCGGCGTGCCGGGAGAGGAGGATATCGACATTCTCGAATGCATCGACAATCTCCACTTTCTCAGGTTCTATTTCGACAGGGATCTCTTCCGCCACAACATCATCCCCCTCAGGCTGGCCGATCATTCCGAATTCCACGATATGGTCCCTGCAGAGGAACTCGTCAAATTCGATGGGAGCGAGATCTTCCATCTCCTGCCCGCAGAAATGAAAAAGGGCGTCGACCGGTTCTCCCTCTTCGACTTCTCCGCCCCGCCGAACGCACTCTGGGAGGTCTTTGCCCAACTGAACGATTTCTATTACAGCCATGCTTACAGCTACAGCATCCACCGTGAAGAGGAACACATTATCTACAGGGAGTTCTTCGATGCGGAGCCCGTCGTGGAGCTTGCGCTCGATGACGCGGCCTATCGCATACTCAGGGAGACGAACACGGGCATCCCTGACGTGAACGACCTGCTTCGGTCCTTGAGGGAGCATGACCGCGCAATGGATGAGGCATTCGTCCTTGCCGCCCTCAGCGGCCTCAAGGAGAAACACCTCGTCTACTTCAATGAGGCCTGCGGACCGATCATCTCAGTTATCGACACCGATATCTGA
- a CDS encoding YiiX/YebB-like N1pC/P60 family cysteine hydrolase yields the protein MVYSYEIEGLTVETGDLICTTDGGETDITGQFWRFIGKLIPGEVDHILIYVGPRGRCVEAGARGRVVVFEVEGGVWDEKRMRRERGPFADRFYGVAYPLGAGAAAAPGSDRAREDVAAYCLRQAELGKPYNLNFFNSSRSDAFYCSQLAYRAYLEAGIDLNTGAKVFDIPGTQSIILPQELWDGCTHEKKVQGSRSSSVQ from the coding sequence ATGGTTTACAGCTATGAGATCGAGGGGCTGACGGTCGAGACGGGAGATCTTATCTGTACCACGGATGGCGGAGAAACTGACATCACGGGTCAGTTCTGGCGTTTCATAGGCAAGCTCATTCCCGGCGAGGTGGATCACATTCTCATATACGTCGGTCCCCGGGGCAGGTGTGTCGAGGCAGGGGCAAGAGGCAGGGTTGTTGTCTTCGAAGTGGAGGGCGGCGTGTGGGACGAAAAAAGGATGAGGCGCGAGCGGGGCCCTTTTGCGGACAGGTTCTACGGAGTGGCATATCCTCTTGGCGCGGGCGCGGCCGCGGCGCCGGGATCGGATCGTGCGCGTGAGGATGTGGCGGCATATTGCCTCAGGCAGGCCGAGCTCGGCAAACCCTATAACCTCAATTTCTTCAACTCCTCCAGGTCAGACGCCTTTTATTGCAGTCAACTGGCGTACCGGGCCTACCTGGAGGCCGGGATCGATCTCAACACCGGGGCAAAGGTATTCGATATCCCCGGGACACAGAGCATCATACTCCCCCAGGAACTATGGGACGGCTGCACACATGAGAAGAAGGTTCAGGGTTCCCGGAGTTCCAGCGTTCAATGA